The Thermococcus peptonophilus genomic sequence GAAAGGTTACTAAAGAGCTTATAGAAGATTGGAGAAAAGGGTATCAAAAAGAGGCAGAATATCTAAGAAATAAATTAGAAATACTTTTAGGAATCTTAAAACAGAAAGGCCTTTTTGAGAACTCCCTGGTTATAATAACTAGTGATCATGGGCAACTTTTGGGGGAGAATAATCGTTTAGGACATGGTGTATTTTTGGATGATGAACTAATTAGAGTTCCTTTATGGATAAAATATCCAGACGCTCTTTCTGAAGTATCGATTGACAATACAAGTGAAGAATCTGCCCAGTATATTTCTCTGATCAGGTTATACAACACTATAATAGAAGCTGCAATTGGAGACGGAGCATCTTCCTTATCGGATAAGATTGTGTTTTCTGAAACATATGGTAATCCCAGCCCCATTCCATCGGATAAGTTATCCCCCGAACTAAAATCCAGGATAGAAGATATAGAGAAGCATCGCATAGCCATCTACTACAAGAACTTCAAGGGCATCTTCAACGTTACCGACTGGAAGTTCGAGGAGATAAAATCCTATGACCCCAACATTAAGGTTACAGAAGACGTTGTGAAACACATGAAAAAAGAAGTCGTAAAGTTCCTCAAAACGGCCACCGTGGCAAAAGTCCCGAAGATAAAGCTCTAAACAAACTTCCTTAAAATCTTCTTTATTCTCCCCAGGTTTATTCCTAGCCTCTTCTCCACCGTCAACAAAAGTTCAACATCCTCCCTGTCAATGCTCCTGCTTAAAAGCACCAGCAGAGCATAGACCGCCAGGAAAACGACGAGCACCGGGATCGCGTGCCATATGTCTTCCACGTCCAGATTCAGCCATTTAAGAACTCCAAGCAAAAGGAAGCTGATTCCCAGCGGCTTCACGTAGTTCCAGCTGAATGGATGTATCCCAGTCATCTTATAAAGCCAGTATGACCTGAAGACGTTGGCCACGAAGTAGGAAACCGCCGTGGCGACGGCGGCACCGACCATTCCATACCGGGGTATCAAAGCTAGATTCAGGGAGATGTTGGATACCACGGCAAAGGTGTCCCCTACCATGTTGAGCTTTGGCTTTCCAATAACGATAAGCGTCATGCCGTTTAGTCCCAGAAACGTGTGGAACATGAACCCCAGAGACAGTATCTGGAGTGCCGGTGCGGCGGAGACGTATTTCTCGCCGAAGAGGAAGGATATGGTGGCCTTTGGAAAGAGGAACATGACGGCAAATATGGGGAGCGTCAGGAGGAACACCCACTTCGTCAGGATCTGATAGACCCTCCCCATCTCCCCGATCTTCCCCTGGGCGTACAGTGACGTGACTATGGGGGAATAGATTACAGACGCAGAACCCAGAAAGATGGGGATCAACCTTGCCAGGGGAGTGGCCGCATTGTACAATCCTACGACCTCCGAGCCCTTGTAATAGCCGAGCATCAGCGTGTCGGTCCATGTCATCAAAAAATTCAGAATTCCAACGAACATCAGGGGGAGGGAAAAGAGAACCAGCTTTTTCCCGAGGGCAGGATCAAAAGAGGGCTTTACGTTAAAAAGCCGGATCCTGTGCACCTCAAAGACCAGGGCCAGAAATACCGCCGATTGAGTCAGGATGTACATCCAGAATATTGAAGTAAACGGGAGGCCGAGAACAGCCATGAGCACAACGAGTACAAGCCAGACTATCGGATAGACTATGTTCCTGAAGTACACCTGCTCCCTGACCCTTCCGAAGCCCCTGGAAACCGCAACCACCACACTTGTCAGGGCCCAGAACGGCAGGGCAAGGGCGGCTATCTTTAATGCGTAGACCAGCCTCTCCTCGCTGAACACCCGGGCAGCAAAGCCCGAGCCGAGCACCAGGAGCACCGTGATTACAAAACTGCTCGCCGCGACAATAACCAGAGCCGTTGAGACCAGATCCCCAATCTTAGAAGGCTCCCTCTCCCTGTAGAACGCCACCTCCCTCGGCAGGGCGTTCTGAAAGCCCAGCGTCGCCACAACGAGAGCGATGTTCAGCACCGTCAGGGCTAGATTAAACACTCCATACTCTCCAGTGGAAAAGTACCTCGCTATCACCGCCCGGCTTAAAAACCCGAAGAGCATCGAAATAATCGTCCCGGCAAAGACGATCCCCGTTCCCCTTGCAATCTTCTGCAGTGCCTGGCTCGCCTCGCTCATGGATTTCACCTTTAGTCTATTGGTTGTTCTTAATAATCTCCTCAAGCTCTCTGAGTCTCCTCTCAAAGAGCTTCTCTTCGAAGACCCTGAATCCGACGTAATCCGCCAGCATTACCTTAATGTCTTCCTTGTACTGACTTTCGTTTAAAACTTCATAAATTGAAGCTGGCTTGTAGCTCTTAGCCTTATAAAGCTCTCTTAGAATGTCCCTCCTGAGATGGAAGTCCTTCTCACGCCACACATCTCTTTTCTTATAGAAGCCCATTATAAGAGAGTAAACATCAATTACGTCCTTCCAGTGCTTGTCCCTCTTGTCGTCTGGATAATCCTCCGCATTGGTGTAGATGTCGAACTTTAAAGCCAAGACTGCCTCAGGAAAAGCAACGTCAACATCCCCTTCAGCAATTAGATCCCTGCCGAAGTCACGAACTTCAAAGTGAACCTTTGAATAATATCTATTCCCGAAAATTGACGAAGCGAATGGGGTGTCAAAGCTGAGCTGAGAAGGCTTTTTATCAAAGAGGAAATCCACCTTCACATCTTCCCTGACGATTAAGGTTTTGATGGGCTTTGCAAATCTGAAGCCCGCGCTTTGAAAGCCAAGGTTTTTCATGACCTCCTTTATTTCCTCAAAGCTTTCAGCCTTTGCGAGGAAGTCAATGTCAATTGATGGAATACCATTGTATCCTAAAACGTTATCCACCCAGTAATACACACTCCAGCCGCCAACAAGGATAACCTTTCCTTTTAGCTCTCCGGCAATTTTGAACATTGCGTTTATTGACTCCCTGATAACATTATTGTTGTAGCTCCTTGAATCATAAACCTCAAGGAAGATATCCTCGGAGAGTTCAAACCCCTTCATTCTCCTCACCTTCAATTGTGGAAACAACGGTTTCAAAGACATCGTCAAAGAGCCTTGTGTACGTCCCCTGGACGAGCATATCGGCCAGAATCATTCCCCAGCTTGGGATGTAGTAACCGTTGAGCTCCTTCCGGATTTTGAAGTAGAAGTCATCGTAGATGTAGACCTTAAAGGGGTAGCCTTCAGGATCCCTGAACTTCATGAGCTCTTTGAATGTTTTTTCACTTGCATAAATGATCCCACCCGCGGGGCTGATTATCCTGCCGAGCAGCCAGAGGGCAGAGTTTCCGGAGAAGAGAACCAGATCCCTCAGGTCGTAATCCGGGATAAGCCCCATGGTCACCGGGCTCAGAGAATTCAGGATTATCTCCTTATCCTTCGCCCACCTGAATATCAGCCCCTTCCTGTCAAGGATCACCAGCTTTCCGCCCGGCACCACCGTCAGATAATTTTCCTTTCTTAGAGTCCTGACAACCTGAAAGACGTACTTGTAGTTCATCCCGGTGATTCTTGAGATTTCAGGGACTGAAATTGGGGCGTGATCAAAAAGCAGGCTGTAAATCTTCTCCCTCGAAGTTGGGGGTTTCACTCTATCCACCAAATCTATAATATCAACAAATATTTAAAAGTCTTTTGTTGATATTGAGGATAAAAACATGACTGGAGTTGACTCGCCTCGCTCATTAGAGATCGCTGTGATAGTTTTAATTTGCCATGATTGTGTTTGTTAACTCTATAAATATCCCTTCTCCTGTAAATACCCCTTCAATGCTTCTTTCCAAGGCTTCATATTTAAACCAAGCTCTTCTAGCTTTTCGTTCTTCAGCGCAGAAAACCTCGGCCTCTTCGCCAACCTGTTAAGTTCATTCGATTTTATGGGCTTTATCTGAACGTCCCAACCCAGGATCTTGAACACCGCCCTAGCAAACTCATACCACGAGCAAAAGCCTTCATTAACCATATGATAAACCCCAAACTCCGGTTTCAGCTTTAAAAACTCCTTCAAAGTTCTGGCGACGTCCTTGGTATACGTTGGACTCATGAACTGGTCGTCCACGATTCTAAGCTCCTCACCACTTTTTGCCCTTTCAATGACCCATTCTACAAAGTTCCCGCCCTTGCCGCTTGCTCCAGCTTTTCCGTAAAGGCTTGCCACTCTGATTATATAATGCTTAGAAGAGTAGTTCCGAGTGAAAATCTCCCCAGCGTACTTGCTAGCCCCGTAGACGTTTATCGGGTTGGGTGTGTCTTCCTCAGTATAAGGCTCCCCCTTTTCGCCGTCAAAAACATAATCTGTGCTGATGTAAACGTTGATCGCTCCAATATCATTGGCAATCCTTGCAACGTTTAAAGCCCCGATTGCATTAACGGCAAAGGCTTTCTCTGGATGAAGCTCGGCGTCATCAACCCTGACGTAAGCAGCCGTATTGATAATAACGTCAGGCTTAACCTCTTTCAAAATCTTCAAGCTGTCTAAAACAGCCACATCGAGGTCTTTGTGGGTTAAAGGAACAACCTCAAATTCGGGATCTTCACTGGAAATTTCTACCAAATCTGTTCCGAGCTGGCCGTTTGCTCCAACTATAGCGATCCTCATTGAAGACCACCAAGTCCACTTAATTTTTCGGGGTTATCAAGAAGGGTTATCCCTTCCCCTTCACACGCATCAGCAAAATCCTTGTCAAAAGATATCAGGTATCTGACATCATAGAACTTGCATGTGGCAAGAATCAGCGCATCATTGGGCAGCAGACCATATTTTATCATGTACTCAACTGCAAGAGTTTCGATGGTTCTGTTAATCTCCA encodes the following:
- a CDS encoding flippase; the encoded protein is MSEASQALQKIARGTGIVFAGTIISMLFGFLSRAVIARYFSTGEYGVFNLALTVLNIALVVATLGFQNALPREVAFYREREPSKIGDLVSTALVIVAASSFVITVLLVLGSGFAARVFSEERLVYALKIAALALPFWALTSVVVAVSRGFGRVREQVYFRNIVYPIVWLVLVVLMAVLGLPFTSIFWMYILTQSAVFLALVFEVHRIRLFNVKPSFDPALGKKLVLFSLPLMFVGILNFLMTWTDTLMLGYYKGSEVVGLYNAATPLARLIPIFLGSASVIYSPIVTSLYAQGKIGEMGRVYQILTKWVFLLTLPIFAVMFLFPKATISFLFGEKYVSAAPALQILSLGFMFHTFLGLNGMTLIVIGKPKLNMVGDTFAVVSNISLNLALIPRYGMVGAAVATAVSYFVANVFRSYWLYKMTGIHPFSWNYVKPLGISFLLLGVLKWLNLDVEDIWHAIPVLVVFLAVYALLVLLSRSIDREDVELLLTVEKRLGINLGRIKKILRKFV
- a CDS encoding helix-turn-helix domain-containing protein, translated to MDRVKPPTSREKIYSLLFDHAPISVPEISRITGMNYKYVFQVVRTLRKENYLTVVPGGKLVILDRKGLIFRWAKDKEIILNSLSPVTMGLIPDYDLRDLVLFSGNSALWLLGRIISPAGGIIYASEKTFKELMKFRDPEGYPFKVYIYDDFYFKIRKELNGYYIPSWGMILADMLVQGTYTRLFDDVFETVVSTIEGEENEGV
- the rfbD gene encoding dTDP-4-dehydrorhamnose reductase — encoded protein: MRIAIVGANGQLGTDLVEISSEDPEFEVVPLTHKDLDVAVLDSLKILKEVKPDVIINTAAYVRVDDAELHPEKAFAVNAIGALNVARIANDIGAINVYISTDYVFDGEKGEPYTEEDTPNPINVYGASKYAGEIFTRNYSSKHYIIRVASLYGKAGASGKGGNFVEWVIERAKSGEELRIVDDQFMSPTYTKDVARTLKEFLKLKPEFGVYHMVNEGFCSWYEFARAVFKILGWDVQIKPIKSNELNRLAKRPRFSALKNEKLEELGLNMKPWKEALKGYLQEKGYL